A genomic window from Flavobacterium johnsoniae includes:
- a CDS encoding DUF1801 domain-containing protein gives MSQEIQNYNDSQSLEDKEICNLLYSIINKKLAKAESKIWHAHPVWFLDGNPIVGYSKLKDSVRLLFWSGQSFDEEQLQNEGSFKAAEMRYTQIDQINEEDVKRWLTKAKEIQWDYKNIVKRKGVLIRLMTKPY, from the coding sequence ATGAGTCAGGAAATTCAAAATTACAACGATTCTCAAAGTTTAGAAGACAAAGAAATCTGCAATCTTCTTTATTCGATTATAAATAAAAAATTAGCCAAAGCCGAAAGCAAAATATGGCACGCGCATCCGGTTTGGTTTTTAGACGGAAACCCAATTGTTGGATACAGCAAACTAAAAGATTCTGTTAGATTACTTTTCTGGAGCGGACAATCTTTTGACGAAGAACAATTGCAAAATGAAGGTTCTTTTAAAGCCGCAGAAATGCGTTACACTCAAATAGATCAGATCAACGAAGAAGATGTAAAACGCTGGCTGACAAAAGCAAAAGAAATTCAATGGGATTATAAAAACATTGTAAAAAGAAAAGGAGTCCTAATTCGTTTAATGACCAAACCCTATTAA
- a CDS encoding DUF2625 domain-containing protein, with amino-acid sequence MKFFQLFAFILITATTLSQTKMRPVEDLIDLNDSGWKSVKEWSNSAKNKVEILPADPKKAKDALYNTQVTTTSPMGAVVYRTGGILIDNGWIRILGSGSAKLNRSLPDWNKGKSFKEFGEAPSFLLIADDALGGFYLLNGGGLGTDLGNVYYFAPDNLEYEPLDITYSQFLEFCFNNDLDKYYSGSRWENWKKEVASLQGDQVFNFYPFLWTDEGSDINKVQRKVIPVEEQYNLNLDLRKQLGHN; translated from the coding sequence ATGAAATTTTTTCAATTATTTGCTTTTATCTTAATAACCGCCACAACTTTATCACAAACAAAAATGCGACCAGTAGAAGACCTTATCGATCTAAACGACTCAGGATGGAAATCAGTAAAAGAATGGAGCAATTCTGCTAAAAACAAAGTAGAAATTCTTCCTGCCGATCCAAAAAAGGCAAAAGATGCTTTATATAACACGCAAGTTACAACCACTTCGCCAATGGGCGCGGTGGTTTATAGAACTGGCGGAATTTTAATCGATAACGGCTGGATTAGAATTTTAGGTTCTGGAAGCGCAAAACTAAACCGCAGTCTTCCTGATTGGAATAAAGGAAAATCTTTTAAAGAATTTGGAGAAGCGCCTTCTTTTCTCTTAATCGCAGACGATGCTCTCGGCGGATTTTATCTCCTAAACGGTGGTGGATTAGGTACAGATTTAGGCAACGTGTATTATTTTGCGCCCGATAATTTAGAATATGAGCCGCTGGATATTACTTATTCTCAGTTTTTAGAATTCTGTTTTAATAACGATTTAGACAAATATTATTCGGGAAGCCGTTGGGAAAACTGGAAAAAAGAAGTTGCTTCTTTACAAGGCGATCAAGTTTTTAATTTTTATCCGTTTTTATGGACAGATGAAGGAAGCGACATCAATAAAGTGCAAAGAAAAGTTATTCCTGTTGAAGAGCAGTATAATCTTAATTTGGATTTGAGAAAACAGCTTGGACATAATTAA
- a CDS encoding SRPBCC family protein translates to MSAQDFTTTILLDKSPEEVFKAIQNVRGWWSEEIEGKTANEGDEFKYHYEDVHRCKIKLIEVIPNQKIVWLIEENYFSFTKDDTEWTNTTAVFDISKEENKTKLTFTHVGLVPEYECFEVCKSGWTNYIQNSLKKLIETGKGEPNATGKPQTETERKLSEK, encoded by the coding sequence ATGAGCGCACAAGATTTTACCACAACAATACTTCTCGATAAATCTCCAGAAGAAGTTTTTAAAGCTATCCAAAATGTTCGCGGCTGGTGGTCGGAAGAAATTGAAGGAAAAACAGCAAATGAAGGCGACGAATTCAAGTATCATTATGAAGATGTTCACCGCTGTAAAATAAAACTGATTGAAGTAATTCCGAATCAGAAAATCGTTTGGCTAATTGAAGAAAACTATTTCAGTTTTACCAAAGACGACACAGAATGGACGAATACAACTGCTGTTTTTGATATTTCAAAAGAAGAAAACAAAACGAAACTTACTTTTACGCATGTTGGTTTGGTTCCAGAATACGAATGCTTTGAAGTTTGCAAATCAGGTTGGACAAATTACATTCAAAACAGTTTAAAAAAACTTATTGAAACTGGAAAAGGCGAACCCAATGCAACTGGAAAACCGCAAACAGAAACAGAAAGAAAACTTTCTGAAAAATAA
- a CDS encoding NmrA family NAD(P)-binding protein, producing MKIIITGSLGNISKPLAKALIEKGHQITVITSSNDRKSEIENLGASTAIGSVNDVAFLTQTFTGADAVYCMIPRANYFDSNLDLDAFTRTIGNNYAEAITKSGVKRVVFLSSVGAHLENNSGIIQRYNEIEAVLNKLSDVSLTFMRPTSFYYNLLAYIPQIKNQRFIATNYGADELIPWVSPNDIAEAIAEELITPLDGKKIRYVASEELSGHQTAKILGEAIGIPDLKWKLISDEEVLNGLISVGMQPKIAKGLVEMYAGLYNGLLAEDYYQNRPAVLGKIKLADYAKEFATIFHQN from the coding sequence ATGAAAATTATCATTACAGGTTCTTTAGGGAACATCAGCAAACCTCTTGCGAAAGCATTAATCGAAAAAGGACATCAAATTACGGTAATAACAAGCAGCAATGACAGAAAATCTGAGATTGAAAATCTTGGCGCTTCAACAGCGATTGGATCTGTAAATGACGTTGCATTTTTAACTCAAACTTTTACGGGTGCAGATGCTGTATATTGCATGATTCCGCGCGCGAATTATTTTGATTCAAATCTTGATTTAGATGCATTTACCCGTACAATTGGAAATAATTATGCAGAAGCTATTACAAAATCTGGTGTAAAACGTGTTGTATTTTTAAGTAGCGTCGGCGCGCATTTAGAAAACAATTCTGGAATAATTCAGCGTTACAATGAAATTGAAGCTGTTTTAAATAAACTTTCTGATGTTTCGCTTACGTTTATGCGTCCAACTTCTTTTTATTACAATTTGCTAGCTTATATTCCGCAGATTAAAAATCAAAGATTTATTGCAACCAATTATGGCGCAGACGAATTGATTCCGTGGGTTTCTCCAAACGATATTGCAGAAGCAATTGCAGAAGAGCTTATAACTCCGCTTGACGGAAAAAAAATTCGTTACGTAGCAAGCGAAGAACTTTCTGGACATCAAACAGCAAAAATTCTGGGCGAAGCAATTGGAATTCCAGATTTAAAATGGAAATTAATTAGCGACGAAGAAGTTTTAAATGGATTAATTTCTGTTGGAATGCAACCAAAAATCGCAAAAGGTTTGGTAGAAATGTACGCTGGACTTTACAACGGTTTATTGGCTGAAGATTATTATCAAAATCGTCCCGCAGTTTTAGGAAAAATAAAACTGGCAGATTATGCAAAAGAATTTGCTACAATTTTCCATCAAAATTAA
- a CDS encoding helix-turn-helix domain-containing protein — protein sequence MANQQPLRFKTISEFHDFRDLPKPEHPLVSVYNFEDLKYLNSEEPKSLMLDFYSIALKRNANAKMRYGQQEYDFKEGVLIFLSPGQVFSIEGNSEMQHTGWSLLIHPDFLWNTPLAQKIKQYDYFGYAVNEALHLSDKEENMLIDIIKNIQQEYQSNIDKFSQDVIIAQIELFLTYAERFYNRQFITRKISSHQILARLEKLLEDYFSDDNLRQKGIPTVQFIAENLHVSPNYLSGLLKTHTGQSTQQHIHNKLIEKAKEKLSTTNLSISEIAFDLGFEHQQSFSKLFKTKTNSSPLEFRQSFN from the coding sequence ATGGCAAATCAGCAACCTCTTCGATTTAAAACTATTAGCGAATTTCATGATTTTAGAGATTTGCCAAAACCCGAACATCCTTTGGTGAGCGTTTACAATTTTGAAGATCTCAAATATTTAAATAGCGAAGAACCGAAAAGTTTAATGCTAGATTTTTATTCGATTGCTTTGAAAAGAAATGCGAATGCTAAAATGCGTTACGGCCAACAGGAATACGACTTTAAAGAAGGGGTTTTGATTTTTCTTTCGCCTGGACAAGTTTTTTCTATTGAAGGAAATTCCGAAATGCAGCACACAGGATGGTCTTTATTGATTCATCCTGATTTTCTCTGGAATACGCCGCTTGCACAAAAAATAAAACAATATGATTATTTTGGTTACGCAGTCAATGAAGCGCTTCATCTTTCTGATAAAGAAGAAAATATGCTAATCGATATTATCAAAAATATTCAGCAGGAATATCAATCTAACATTGATAAATTCAGCCAAGATGTTATTATAGCTCAAATTGAATTATTTCTAACTTACGCCGAACGATTTTATAATAGACAATTTATTACTAGAAAAATCAGCAGTCATCAGATTTTAGCGCGTTTGGAAAAATTGCTTGAAGATTATTTTTCTGATGACAATTTGCGACAAAAAGGAATTCCGACTGTACAATTTATTGCCGAAAACTTACATGTTTCTCCAAACTATTTAAGCGGATTATTGAAAACACATACAGGTCAAAGCACGCAACAGCACATTCACAATAAATTAATTGAAAAGGCAAAAGAGAAACTTTCGACCACCAATTTATCCATTAGTGAAATTGCATTTGATCTTGGTTTTGAGCATCAGCAGTCTTTTAGTAAATTGTTCAAAACCAAAACAAACAGTTCGCCATTAGAATTCAGACAATCTTTTAACTAA
- a CDS encoding ArsR family transcriptional regulator, which produces MSNSQNIKPAKKCYEHLGGKLGELLLETFIEKKWIAKKDSSEKHLYITELGEKEFEKLGLDLSKIKSEVL; this is translated from the coding sequence ATGAGTAATTCTCAAAACATAAAACCAGCAAAAAAATGTTATGAACATTTGGGCGGTAAACTTGGCGAACTGCTTCTGGAAACATTCATTGAGAAAAAATGGATTGCAAAAAAAGATTCTTCAGAAAAACATCTTTACATAACTGAATTAGGAGAAAAAGAGTTTGAAAAATTGGGTCTAGATCTTTCAAAAATTAAATCTGAAGTGCTTTAA
- a CDS encoding nuclear transport factor 2 family protein, with amino-acid sequence MTKKEIAKNFLTLAAKGHSHEAFRLYVGKNFKHHNTHFKGDAETLMLAMEESARTNPNKVFKIHHILRDGDLVAVHSHLKQTPADIGFAVVHILKFESEKIIELWDLGQPIPKNNINENGMF; translated from the coding sequence ATGACTAAGAAAGAAATCGCAAAAAACTTCCTGACATTGGCAGCAAAAGGGCATTCTCATGAAGCTTTTCGATTATATGTTGGAAAGAATTTCAAGCATCATAATACGCACTTTAAAGGCGATGCCGAAACTTTAATGCTCGCTATGGAAGAATCTGCCAGAACAAATCCGAATAAGGTTTTCAAAATTCATCATATTTTGAGAGACGGAGATTTAGTTGCTGTGCATTCGCATCTCAAACAAACTCCAGCAGATATTGGTTTTGCTGTTGTTCATATCTTAAAATTCGAATCAGAAAAAATCATCGAACTTTGGGATTTAGGACAGCCAATTCCGAAAAATAATATTAATGAAAATGGAATGTTTTAA
- a CDS encoding DUF1801 domain-containing protein, with translation MAKNKTTETESSVIDFINAVEDDKKKNDAFELLKIIQETTGIEPKMWGPSIIGFGSYHYKYDSGHEGDAPLAGFSPRKAATTVYFYLPEKEREELLPKLGKHTSSKACIYIKKLTDIDIEILKKIILLSIEYTQNLYSSK, from the coding sequence ATGGCAAAAAATAAAACTACAGAAACCGAAAGCAGTGTAATTGATTTTATAAATGCTGTTGAAGATGACAAAAAGAAAAATGATGCTTTTGAACTTCTAAAAATAATCCAAGAAACCACAGGTATTGAACCCAAAATGTGGGGACCAAGCATTATTGGTTTTGGAAGTTATCATTACAAATACGATAGCGGACACGAAGGTGATGCACCATTAGCAGGTTTTTCGCCAAGAAAAGCTGCAACAACAGTTTATTTTTATTTGCCTGAAAAAGAAAGAGAAGAACTTTTGCCTAAGCTCGGAAAACACACTTCTTCAAAAGCTTGTATTTACATTAAAAAATTAACTGATATCGATATTGAAATTTTAAAAAAGATTATTTTACTTTCGATTGAATACACTCAAAATTTATATTCTTCAAAATAA
- a CDS encoding MBL fold metallo-hydrolase: MVTFLVLAFFIALIVYNFLQHPKFGKAPSGERLNLIQHSPQYKNGKFENQSFTPDLAEGESMAGVLLEFFFKKVDRKIPTDLIPSIKTDLKELSLDQEILVWFGHSSYFIQLAGKRFLIDPVFSGNASPIPGTTKSFKGSDIYTVEDLPEIDYLLITHDHYDHLDYDTILKLKPKTKKIITSLGVGSHFEFWGFPSENIIEKDWYSTIQLDENLKLHTTPSRHFSGRSFKRCNTLWTSFALETKDFKMYLGGDSGYDSHFAEIGEKYGPFDVALIDNGQYNQKWKYIHNMPEDVIKAMKDLKAKRVFPVHSSKFALSLHSWDEPLNKVTELNNLSENPIPLITPMIGEKIELKNEKQEFKQWWRGVR, from the coding sequence ATGGTTACATTTCTTGTTCTAGCATTTTTTATAGCTCTTATCGTTTATAATTTCCTGCAGCATCCAAAATTTGGAAAAGCGCCTTCTGGCGAAAGACTGAATTTAATTCAGCATTCTCCTCAATATAAAAACGGAAAATTCGAGAATCAAAGTTTTACGCCAGATTTAGCTGAAGGCGAAAGTATGGCTGGAGTTTTACTTGAATTTTTCTTTAAGAAAGTTGATCGAAAAATTCCAACCGATTTAATTCCGTCAATTAAAACCGATTTAAAAGAACTTTCTCTCGACCAAGAAATTTTAGTTTGGTTTGGACATTCTTCTTATTTTATTCAATTAGCGGGAAAACGATTTCTGATTGATCCCGTTTTTAGCGGCAACGCCTCTCCTATTCCAGGCACAACAAAATCGTTTAAAGGTTCTGATATTTATACCGTTGAAGATCTTCCAGAAATAGATTATTTGCTGATTACACACGATCATTATGATCATTTGGATTATGATACTATTTTAAAATTAAAACCAAAAACTAAGAAAATAATTACGTCACTTGGTGTTGGTTCGCATTTTGAGTTTTGGGGTTTTCCATCAGAAAATATAATCGAAAAAGATTGGTATAGCACCATTCAATTAGATGAAAATCTCAAACTTCATACAACGCCTTCAAGACATTTTTCGGGAAGAAGTTTTAAAAGATGCAACACGCTTTGGACTTCTTTTGCTTTAGAAACTAAAGATTTTAAAATGTATTTGGGCGGCGACAGCGGTTACGATTCTCATTTTGCTGAAATTGGAGAAAAATACGGTCCGTTTGATGTCGCTTTGATTGATAACGGTCAATACAATCAAAAATGGAAATACATTCACAATATGCCCGAAGATGTTATAAAAGCGATGAAGGATCTGAAAGCAAAAAGAGTTTTTCCTGTTCATTCGTCTAAATTTGCTTTATCGCTACATTCTTGGGACGAACCTTTAAATAAAGTTACAGAATTGAATAATTTATCTGAAAATCCGATTCCGTTAATTACGCCAATGATCGGAGAAAAAATCGAATTGAAAAATGAAAAACAGGAATTTAAACAATGGTGGCGTGGTGTTCGGTAA
- a CDS encoding lactonase family protein, with the protein MKQKIYSFLIAFLLTVNLFAQNTYVFLGSYNRNKTAEAIQVYQLDTLNGKLIKITSVKNIVNPSYLTVSPNGKYVYACTDTKTPNAGSISSFEFNPETKSLTFLNSQRSGGENPVYVSVHKSGKWIANANYTEGSVSVFPILENGKIDSIAQNFQYMDGSVNKERQTRSHVHSAVFSPNSDYLFLPDLGADKIRCYAFNENQKKPLIETKNPFTKTDLEAGPRHFTFHSNQKFGYCIEEMAGQISVYNYENGVLNKIQRIATHSDKIKEGFESSDVHISPDGKFLYATNRGKENNIAIFSIDENGLLKNIGYQSTLGKHPRVFAIDESGKFLIASNVQTGNVIVFKRNPKTGLLKKTGKEIKMQDVSCVQIKRI; encoded by the coding sequence ATGAAACAAAAAATATACTCTTTTTTAATTGCATTTCTCTTAACCGTAAATCTGTTTGCGCAAAACACCTACGTCTTTTTAGGTTCATACAATCGTAATAAAACGGCAGAAGCAATTCAAGTTTATCAATTGGATACTTTAAATGGAAAATTGATCAAAATTACTTCGGTTAAAAATATTGTGAATCCCTCCTATTTAACGGTTTCTCCAAACGGAAAATACGTTTACGCTTGCACGGATACGAAAACACCAAATGCAGGAAGTATAAGTAGTTTTGAATTTAATCCTGAAACAAAATCACTTACTTTTTTAAATAGCCAAAGAAGCGGTGGCGAAAATCCGGTTTATGTTTCCGTTCATAAAAGCGGAAAATGGATTGCAAATGCGAATTATACAGAAGGAAGCGTTTCTGTTTTTCCGATCTTAGAAAATGGTAAAATCGATTCGATTGCGCAGAATTTTCAATATATGGACGGAAGCGTTAACAAAGAAAGACAAACTAGATCTCACGTACATTCGGCTGTATTTTCTCCTAATTCCGATTATTTGTTTTTACCCGATTTAGGCGCAGATAAAATTCGCTGTTATGCATTTAATGAAAATCAGAAAAAGCCTTTAATAGAAACTAAAAACCCATTTACAAAAACCGATTTAGAAGCTGGACCAAGACATTTTACTTTTCATTCAAATCAAAAATTTGGTTATTGCATTGAAGAAATGGCAGGACAAATAAGTGTTTATAATTATGAAAATGGAGTTTTAAATAAAATTCAGCGTATTGCAACGCATTCTGATAAAATTAAAGAAGGTTTCGAAAGTTCTGATGTTCACATTTCGCCCGACGGAAAATTTCTTTACGCTACAAATCGCGGAAAAGAAAATAACATTGCTATTTTTTCTATTGACGAAAATGGACTTTTGAAAAACATTGGTTATCAATCGACTTTAGGCAAACATCCACGTGTTTTTGCCATTGACGAAAGCGGAAAATTTTTAATCGCTTCGAATGTTCAAACTGGAAATGTAATTGTTTTTAAAAGAAATCCTAAAACTGGATTATTGAAGAAAACTGGAAAAGAAATTAAAATGCAGGATGTTTCTTGCGTTCAGATTAAAAGGATTTAA
- a CDS encoding GNAT family N-acetyltransferase, with amino-acid sequence MQTSNFNLQPPILEDDIVKLIPLEENHFEELFEVASDPLIWEQHPSKDRSNREGFRTFFDAGLQSKGAFLILDKQTNEIIGTTRYYDNKQENSSIAIGYTFLARKFWGGPYNKSCKKLLIDYAFQHVNSVLFHVGAENFRTQKAVLKLGAEKARDMILTTNGVDMPYFEYELKKKE; translated from the coding sequence ATGCAAACATCAAACTTCAATTTACAACCTCCTATTTTAGAAGACGACATTGTAAAACTTATTCCATTAGAAGAAAATCATTTTGAAGAATTGTTTGAAGTTGCTTCAGATCCTTTGATTTGGGAACAGCACCCATCAAAAGACAGAAGCAATAGAGAAGGTTTTAGAACATTCTTCGATGCGGGATTACAATCTAAAGGCGCTTTTCTAATTTTAGATAAACAAACCAACGAAATTATAGGAACAACTCGTTATTACGATAACAAACAGGAAAATTCAAGTATTGCTATTGGATATACTTTTCTAGCAAGGAAATTTTGGGGCGGACCTTATAACAAATCTTGTAAAAAATTATTGATTGATTATGCGTTTCAACACGTAAATTCGGTACTCTTCCATGTAGGGGCAGAAAATTTCCGTACGCAAAAAGCGGTTCTAAAACTTGGAGCAGAAAAAGCAAGAGATATGATTCTTACCACAAATGGCGTAGATATGCCTTATTTTGAATATGAATTGAAGAAAAAAGAATAA
- a CDS encoding TIGR00730 family Rossman fold protein: MKRITVFCASSYGTEKIYEEQAAALGKTLAEQNIELVYGGANVGLMGTVADGALSAGGKVIGVLPNFLRSKEIAHLGLTELILVDSMHERKTKMNDLCDGVIALPGGFGTLEELFEMLTWAQLGLHKKPIAILNIDGFYDSLIELLQNMTTKGLLKEVNREMLLVSDNIDDLLHQMKNYTAPTVGKWIDKKNV, encoded by the coding sequence ATGAAAAGAATAACAGTCTTCTGTGCCTCTAGCTATGGCACTGAAAAAATATATGAAGAACAAGCCGCTGCTTTAGGAAAAACGTTGGCAGAACAAAACATAGAATTGGTTTACGGCGGTGCAAATGTAGGTTTAATGGGCACTGTTGCGGATGGCGCATTGAGTGCTGGCGGAAAAGTAATTGGCGTACTTCCGAACTTTTTGCGATCTAAAGAGATTGCTCATTTAGGTTTAACCGAATTAATTTTGGTTGACAGCATGCACGAACGCAAAACAAAAATGAATGATTTGTGCGACGGCGTAATCGCGCTTCCTGGCGGTTTTGGAACGCTAGAAGAACTTTTCGAAATGCTGACTTGGGCGCAACTTGGACTTCATAAAAAACCAATCGCAATTTTAAATATAGACGGTTTTTACGATTCTTTAATTGAATTGCTTCAGAACATGACGACAAAAGGTTTATTGAAAGAAGTTAATCGAGAAATGCTTTTGGTTAGCGATAATATTGATGATTTATTACATCAAATGAAAAATTACACGGCGCCAACAGTTGGTAAATGGATTGACAAAAAGAATGTTTAA
- a CDS encoding porin family protein → MKKITFLLFAFSLITFKTIAQESKFKLGIQGGLNYSSFRGYDSYADENPGFAYVFGISFQHQIQENLSIKADLNYERKTQNFKGTVEVLNPEVPTGPMEGNYRFKTTAYLNYIVLPIMIKYNFSRDKSFYINGGPYLGYLLKSGIKSKSNIPGVINADDEDTDRKKSLDFGLSAGIGKEFKLDSNHQIYVEIRENLGLQNISKTEVINDGTIKTNSLNLLVGFTFN, encoded by the coding sequence ATGAAAAAAATTACCTTTTTATTATTTGCCTTTTCTTTAATTACTTTTAAAACAATTGCACAAGAATCTAAATTTAAACTCGGAATACAAGGCGGTTTAAATTATTCAAGTTTTAGAGGCTACGATTCTTATGCAGACGAAAATCCAGGTTTTGCTTATGTGTTCGGAATTTCTTTCCAACACCAAATTCAAGAAAACTTATCTATAAAAGCCGATTTGAATTATGAAAGGAAGACACAAAACTTTAAAGGTACAGTAGAAGTATTAAATCCAGAAGTTCCAACAGGACCAATGGAAGGAAATTATCGTTTTAAAACTACAGCTTATTTAAATTATATTGTGCTGCCGATTATGATTAAATACAATTTTTCTCGAGATAAAAGTTTTTATATAAATGGCGGACCTTATTTGGGATATTTATTAAAATCGGGAATTAAATCAAAGTCTAATATTCCTGGAGTAATAAATGCTGATGACGAAGATACGGATCGCAAAAAGTCATTAGATTTTGGACTTTCAGCAGGAATTGGAAAAGAATTCAAATTAGATTCTAATCATCAGATTTATGTCGAAATAAGAGAAAATTTAGGACTCCAAAATATTTCTAAAACAGAAGTAATAAACGATGGCACTATAAAAACCAACTCCTTAAATTTATTAGTCGGATTTACATTTAATTAA
- a CDS encoding SRPBCC family protein, which produces MKTENNKFAKAEMLIRKPVSEVFQAFIDPQITSKFWFTKGSGKLEENQKTEWTWEMYGFSLSVKTLVLKENKKIVIEWGNPDEITLVEWVFNPLNEHETFVSITNSGFHGDTDKIIDQVRNSTEGFTLVLAGAKAYLEHNLQLNLVLDRFPKGLA; this is translated from the coding sequence ATGAAAACAGAAAACAACAAATTTGCAAAAGCTGAAATGCTGATTCGGAAACCTGTTTCAGAAGTTTTTCAGGCTTTTATAGATCCACAGATAACGAGTAAATTTTGGTTTACGAAAGGATCGGGAAAACTGGAAGAAAACCAAAAAACCGAATGGACTTGGGAAATGTATGGTTTTTCTCTTTCGGTTAAAACATTGGTTCTTAAAGAAAATAAAAAGATTGTTATTGAATGGGGAAATCCAGATGAAATTACTTTGGTAGAATGGGTTTTTAATCCGTTAAACGAACATGAAACTTTTGTAAGCATAACAAACTCAGGTTTTCATGGCGACACAGATAAAATAATCGATCAGGTTCGTAATTCGACTGAAGGTTTTACTTTGGTTTTAGCTGGTGCGAAAGCGTATTTAGAACATAATTTACAGTTGAATTTAGTTTTAGATCGCTTTCCGAAAGGTCTTGCTTGA
- a CDS encoding iron chaperone: METKKPENIDEYIGGFPNDVQEILEKVRMTIQKAAPDAKEKISYSMPAFEQNGIVVYFAAYKNHIGLYALPTGHEAFAAELSKYKSGKGSVQFPLKEKMPYDLITKIVKFRVKENLEKVKKK; the protein is encoded by the coding sequence ATGGAAACAAAGAAACCTGAAAATATCGATGAATACATTGGCGGATTTCCGAATGATGTTCAGGAAATTTTGGAAAAAGTTAGAATGACGATTCAGAAAGCGGCGCCAGATGCTAAAGAAAAAATCAGTTATTCGATGCCAGCTTTTGAGCAAAACGGAATTGTGGTTTACTTTGCAGCCTACAAAAATCATATCGGATTGTATGCGTTGCCAACTGGACATGAAGCTTTTGCTGCGGAACTTTCTAAATATAAATCAGGCAAAGGTTCTGTTCAATTTCCGTTAAAAGAAAAAATGCCTTATGATTTAATCACTAAAATTGTAAAATTTAGAGTGAAGGAAAATCTTGAAAAAGTAAAAAAGAAATAA
- a CDS encoding 2'-5' RNA ligase family protein — protein MNLNEHYNKLYETSAATIAAGKYSIDLELKNESDSRFGITLLIRPNDEIKANIQHFINELKKVEPEQYFYPESDIHITVMSIISCSENFTLNQISPKEYIEIICRSLVDVEKIKIHYKGVTASPSALMIQGFPSDETLNNLRNKLRENFKNSGLQQSMDSRYSIFTAHSTIMRFQEKLQNPKKLIETAEKFRDYDFGEFDVTNLELVYNDWYQRKNTTKVLGDFGLR, from the coding sequence ATGAATCTAAACGAACACTACAACAAACTTTATGAAACTTCTGCGGCAACAATTGCGGCAGGAAAATATTCGATAGATTTAGAACTTAAAAATGAATCTGACTCTCGTTTTGGAATTACATTGCTAATTCGTCCAAACGATGAAATTAAAGCCAATATTCAGCATTTTATTAATGAATTAAAAAAAGTAGAACCTGAACAGTATTTTTATCCTGAATCGGATATTCATATTACGGTTATGTCTATCATTTCGTGTTCGGAAAACTTTACTTTAAATCAGATTTCACCAAAAGAATACATCGAAATTATCTGCAGAAGTTTGGTAGATGTAGAGAAAATCAAAATTCATTATAAAGGTGTAACCGCTTCGCCATCTGCATTGATGATTCAAGGATTTCCGAGTGATGAGACTTTAAATAATTTACGAAATAAACTTCGCGAGAATTTCAAAAACTCAGGTTTACAGCAAAGTATGGATAGCCGTTATTCTATATTTACGGCACATTCTACCATAATGCGTTTTCAGGAAAAGCTTCAAAATCCGAAAAAATTAATCGAAACCGCTGAAAAATTCCGTGATTATGATTTTGGAGAATTTGATGTCACAAATTTAGAATTGGTTTACAATGATTGGTATCAGCGTAAAAATACTACGAAAGTTCTAGGAGATTTTGGTTTGAGATGA